A window from Rhizobium sp. BG4 encodes these proteins:
- a CDS encoding SDR family oxidoreductase, translating into MSLKNKVVLVSGANRGIGAATVRELLGAGVKKIYATARNLASLPDFGDQRVVPLQLDVTSDASVAQALAAAPDVDVLLNNAGSLAFNDFITSSHEELNGDMETNYYGTLRVIRAFVPGFAARGSGTVVNVVSIVGLVSAPPLGGYSASKAALHSLTQTLRGTLKPSGIDVIGIYPGPIDTDLAKHIPLQKVTPEHAAANIVRGLENGDAYIFPDPTAQQIEHLWANDGRSLEAAMAAAG; encoded by the coding sequence ATGTCACTGAAGAATAAGGTCGTCCTCGTCTCTGGCGCCAACCGCGGCATCGGCGCGGCAACCGTGCGCGAACTGCTCGGAGCCGGCGTCAAGAAGATCTACGCCACCGCCCGCAATCTTGCCTCGCTTCCCGATTTCGGCGATCAGCGCGTCGTGCCGCTGCAGCTCGACGTCACCAGCGACGCCTCCGTGGCGCAGGCGCTCGCCGCCGCTCCGGATGTCGATGTGCTGCTCAACAATGCCGGTAGCCTGGCCTTCAACGACTTCATCACCAGCTCGCATGAGGAGCTGAACGGCGACATGGAGACCAATTATTACGGCACGCTCCGCGTCATCCGCGCTTTCGTGCCGGGTTTTGCCGCCCGTGGTTCGGGCACGGTCGTCAATGTCGTCAGCATCGTCGGCCTCGTTTCCGCTCCACCGCTCGGCGGCTACTCTGCCTCGAAGGCGGCGCTCCACTCCCTGACGCAGACGCTGCGCGGCACGCTGAAGCCTTCGGGCATCGATGTCATCGGCATCTATCCGGGCCCGATCGACACCGACCTCGCCAAACATATCCCGCTGCAGAAGGTGACGCCGGAGCATGCTGCCGCCAACATCGTGCGCGGCCTCGAAAACGGCGATGCCTACATCTTCCCGGACCCGACGGCGCAGCAGATCGAGCATCTCTGGGCCAATGACGGCCGCAGCCTCGAGGCGGCCATGGCGGCTGCGGGCTGA
- a CDS encoding threonine/serine dehydratase, with product MSLLADIERARSAVQPHIHRTPLWRSTTLSKMIGEEVYLKAELLQKTGSYKPRGMIWALMSLSDAERAAGAITFSAGNAAQGLAYAGAVLGVKTVVIMAATANPTKVQATKDYGAEVILHGTPQEAAQFCLDTAKERGLTYISSYDDDALMTGHASLGCEIFEDLPDVGTIFLGMGGGGMAGGLAKAAIAQDRAVALFGIEPEGAPAMYESLKTGSAVRLPVVKTIADGLAAPSAGVKCFELVRQRFEDVLLVNDEQIVEAMKLLMQRCKLMPEPAGAAALAGLLANRDRVRGKGPVVCVVSGGNVDLALLKQWL from the coding sequence ATGAGCTTGCTCGCCGATATCGAACGCGCCCGCAGCGCCGTTCAGCCGCACATCCACCGCACGCCGCTCTGGCGCTCCACCACCCTGTCGAAGATGATCGGCGAGGAGGTCTATCTGAAGGCCGAGCTTCTGCAGAAGACCGGTTCCTACAAGCCGCGCGGCATGATCTGGGCGCTGATGTCGCTCTCCGATGCCGAGCGCGCTGCCGGTGCGATCACCTTCTCCGCCGGTAACGCGGCGCAGGGGCTTGCCTATGCCGGTGCAGTTCTCGGCGTGAAGACGGTCGTCATCATGGCGGCGACCGCCAACCCCACCAAGGTCCAGGCGACGAAGGACTACGGCGCGGAAGTGATCCTCCACGGCACGCCACAGGAAGCCGCGCAGTTCTGCCTCGATACGGCTAAGGAGCGCGGCCTCACCTATATCTCGTCCTATGACGACGACGCGCTGATGACCGGTCATGCCTCGCTCGGCTGCGAGATCTTCGAGGATCTGCCGGATGTTGGTACGATCTTCCTCGGCATGGGCGGCGGCGGCATGGCCGGTGGTCTCGCCAAGGCGGCGATCGCGCAGGACCGCGCCGTCGCGCTCTTCGGCATCGAGCCGGAGGGGGCGCCCGCCATGTATGAAAGCCTGAAGACCGGCAGCGCCGTTCGTCTTCCCGTCGTCAAGACCATCGCCGATGGCCTTGCGGCGCCGAGCGCGGGTGTGAAATGCTTCGAGCTGGTGCGCCAGCGTTTCGAGGATGTGCTGCTCGTCAATGACGAGCAGATCGTCGAGGCGATGAAGCTCCTGATGCAGCGCTGCAAGCTGATGCCGGAGCCTGCGGGTGCGGCGGCTCTTGCGGGCCTGCTTGCCAATCGCGACCGCGTGCGCGGCAAGGGCCCGGTGGTCTGCGTCGTCTCCGGCGGCAATGTCGATCTTGCCCTGCTCAAGCAGTGGCTCTGA
- a CDS encoding amidohydrolase, producing MLELIADAFPALKAMRHEMHRHPELSLEEEWTAAFVADRLRELGIEVHTGIGGHSVVGVIHGSGPGPSVALRADMDALAIHEQSGLPYASKTTGKMHACGHDGHTAILIGAATHLARTRQFRGTVYLFFQPAEERYGGAQMMIDDGLLARFPAERIFGLHNWPGLRAGAVVVHDGPVMAGTGEFEVTFTARGGHAAMPHLTGDPILAGGHFVTGVQQIAARAIDPLSASVVTIGSFQGGIAQNIIPTKTVLTGTFRAFSLDTLKLIQRRLEEIVGSAAAIAGAQGNIRFDDGLCPPVVNTRAEGKLIRDVAAELFGESELESLPPTMAGDDFGVFLQHLPGAYIWIGNGETGEGAGLHQPGYDFNDDILVRGASLLAATAERALA from the coding sequence GTGCTTGAGTTGATTGCAGATGCCTTTCCGGCCCTGAAGGCGATGCGCCACGAGATGCATAGGCATCCGGAGCTGTCGCTGGAGGAAGAATGGACGGCGGCCTTCGTTGCCGATCGCCTTCGCGAGCTCGGCATCGAGGTTCATACCGGCATCGGCGGCCATAGCGTCGTCGGTGTCATCCATGGTTCAGGACCCGGCCCGTCCGTGGCGCTGCGCGCCGATATGGATGCGCTGGCGATCCATGAACAGAGTGGTCTGCCCTATGCTTCAAAGACGACCGGCAAGATGCATGCCTGCGGCCATGACGGCCACACGGCGATCCTGATCGGCGCTGCGACGCATCTCGCCCGCACCCGTCAGTTCCGCGGCACTGTCTACCTGTTCTTCCAGCCCGCCGAGGAGCGCTACGGCGGCGCACAGATGATGATCGACGACGGGCTTCTCGCCCGCTTTCCGGCAGAACGCATCTTCGGCCTTCACAACTGGCCGGGCCTGCGGGCTGGTGCCGTCGTCGTCCATGATGGACCTGTGATGGCCGGAACCGGCGAATTCGAGGTCACCTTCACGGCGCGCGGCGGCCATGCGGCGATGCCGCATCTTACGGGCGACCCGATTTTGGCTGGTGGCCATTTCGTCACCGGTGTCCAGCAGATCGCGGCGCGCGCGATCGATCCCCTGAGCGCATCGGTCGTGACGATTGGTTCATTCCAGGGCGGTATCGCACAGAACATCATCCCGACGAAGACGGTGCTGACCGGCACGTTCCGTGCCTTCAGCCTCGATACGCTCAAGCTGATCCAGCGCCGTCTCGAAGAGATCGTCGGCTCCGCCGCCGCGATTGCCGGTGCGCAGGGTAACATCCGGTTCGACGACGGGCTTTGCCCGCCGGTTGTGAATACAAGGGCGGAAGGCAAGCTGATCCGCGACGTTGCCGCCGAACTCTTCGGCGAAAGCGAGCTCGAAAGCCTGCCGCCGACCATGGCGGGCGACGATTTCGGCGTCTTCCTGCAGCACTTGCCGGGTGCCTATATCTGGATCGGTAACGGCGAGACGGGCGAGGGCGCCGGCCTGCATCAGCCGGGTTACGACTTCAACGACGATATCCTGGTGCGCGGCGCAAGCCTTCTGGCGGCAACGGCAGAGCGGGCGCTGGCATGA
- a CDS encoding lysine/arginine/ornithine ABC transporter substrate-binding protein → MNRTIAAAAFAALGLLGLSASSAFAQEKLTIATEGAYPPFNFKQADGTLAGFDVDIAKALCDNMKVECKIVAQDWDGIIPGLLAHHYDAIVASMSITEERKKKIAFTDPYYHTAGALAVLKSAPLAGNTPDDLKGKTLGVQSSSTFSTLIEDKYKDADVRQYGTVDEALLDLVAGRVDAVMADKITLTEWFKKSGNDCCQLAGNDIKDSHYLGDGVGIGIRQAEPDLQAKLNKALANIVADGTYKTINAKYFPFSIY, encoded by the coding sequence ATGAATAGAACTATCGCTGCGGCCGCTTTCGCCGCACTCGGCCTGCTCGGCCTTTCGGCATCCTCCGCCTTCGCTCAGGAAAAGCTGACCATCGCCACCGAAGGCGCCTACCCGCCCTTCAACTTCAAGCAGGCCGACGGCACGCTCGCCGGCTTCGACGTCGATATCGCCAAGGCGCTCTGCGACAACATGAAGGTCGAGTGCAAGATCGTCGCCCAGGATTGGGACGGCATCATTCCGGGCCTGCTCGCCCATCACTACGACGCGATCGTCGCTTCGATGTCGATCACCGAAGAGCGCAAGAAGAAGATCGCCTTCACCGACCCCTATTACCACACGGCCGGTGCGCTCGCGGTTCTGAAGTCCGCTCCCCTCGCAGGCAACACGCCTGACGACCTGAAGGGCAAGACGCTCGGCGTCCAGTCCTCCTCGACCTTCTCGACGCTGATCGAAGACAAGTACAAGGATGCCGACGTGCGCCAGTACGGCACCGTCGACGAAGCCCTGCTCGACCTCGTCGCCGGCCGCGTCGATGCCGTCATGGCCGACAAGATCACGCTGACCGAGTGGTTCAAGAAGTCGGGCAACGACTGCTGCCAGCTCGCCGGCAACGACATCAAGGACTCGCACTATCTCGGCGACGGCGTCGGTATCGGCATCCGCCAGGCCGAACCGGACCTGCAGGCCAAGCTGAACAAGGCGCTCGCCAATATCGTTGCCGACGGCACCTACAAGACGATCAACGCGAAGTACTTCCCCTTCTCGATCTACTAA
- a CDS encoding metallophosphoesterase produces the protein MLPISFFARVLTFGILLHLYVGIRLTSAAPAGSWVTWFAVIFLLVSLILIPLGMSARRIARQPLSDRIAWAGLSAMGFFSSLLALTVLRDIVLIAANIVAWVTGNAQALPPLTAYSAVAVPVLALALSLLGLYYARRLAPVKTVDVPIAGLDDDLDGFTIVQVSDIHIGPTIKRGYVERIVASVNALEPDLIAVTGDLVDGSVSQLLSHTQPLRALSARHGAFFVTGNHEYYSGADPWIAEFRRLGLNVLMNEHVVIDHGTARAVVAGVTDYGGGHFDPAHESDPAKAIDGAPDVPFRLLLAHQPRSAAAASEAGFTLQLSGHTHGGQFLPWMFFVRLQQPFVHGLAKLGDLWVYTSRGTGYWGPPLRLAAPSEITRLRLVPGR, from the coding sequence ATGCTCCCGATCTCGTTTTTCGCCCGCGTCCTGACGTTCGGCATCCTGCTGCATCTCTATGTCGGCATACGGTTGACCTCCGCCGCCCCGGCCGGCAGCTGGGTCACCTGGTTCGCGGTGATCTTCCTTCTCGTATCGCTCATCCTGATCCCGCTCGGCATGTCGGCCCGGCGCATTGCCCGGCAGCCGCTTTCCGACCGGATCGCCTGGGCGGGCCTCTCGGCGATGGGCTTCTTCTCCTCGCTGCTGGCGCTGACGGTGCTGCGCGACATCGTTCTGATCGCCGCCAATATCGTCGCCTGGGTGACCGGAAACGCGCAGGCGCTCCCGCCGCTGACGGCCTATAGCGCTGTTGCCGTTCCCGTCCTGGCGCTGGCGCTCAGCCTGCTCGGTCTCTACTACGCGCGCCGCCTCGCACCGGTGAAGACGGTCGATGTGCCGATAGCGGGGCTCGATGACGATCTCGATGGTTTTACCATCGTCCAGGTCAGCGACATCCATATCGGCCCGACGATCAAGCGCGGCTATGTCGAGCGCATCGTTGCATCGGTCAATGCGCTGGAGCCGGATCTGATCGCCGTCACCGGCGATCTGGTCGATGGTTCCGTCTCACAGCTGCTGTCGCATACGCAGCCGCTGAGGGCGCTGTCCGCCCGCCACGGCGCCTTCTTCGTCACCGGCAATCACGAATATTATTCCGGCGCCGATCCCTGGATCGCCGAGTTCCGCCGCCTCGGGCTGAACGTGCTGATGAACGAGCATGTGGTGATCGACCACGGTACGGCCCGCGCGGTGGTCGCCGGGGTCACGGATTACGGCGGCGGTCATTTCGACCCGGCGCATGAGAGTGATCCGGCAAAGGCGATCGACGGTGCGCCCGACGTGCCCTTCCGCCTGCTGCTGGCCCACCAGCCGCGCAGCGCCGCGGCGGCCTCGGAGGCCGGCTTTACGCTGCAGCTCTCCGGTCATACGCATGGCGGCCAGTTTCTGCCATGGATGTTCTTCGTGCGGCTGCAGCAGCCCTTCGTTCACGGGCTGGCGAAGCTCGGCGATCTCTGGGTCTATACCAGCCGGGGCACCGGCTATTGGGGACCGCCGCTGAGGCTTGCAGCACCCTCCGAGATCACCCGCTTGAGGCTGGTGCCCGGCCGCTGA
- a CDS encoding ornithine cyclodeaminase family protein: MTLRIIDQPIVRELLTMPVCIGLMEQAMQATAKGETLQPPRWIIGLPGDQGRGFGLMPGAMNAPASFGAKLTAVYPENGAKGLQSHRGIIALFEAEGGAPVAIVHGGEVTAIRTAAASALATRLLARPDAGDLAILGYGEQALQHLRAMAAVRKLRRVRVWGRSAERAAHFAREGREAVDCEIEIAPTVEAAVAGASLICTVTGAAEPILAGRMISPGAHVNVVGSSVAAAREIDVDAVEKARFFVDYKPSTLLQGGEFLAAKREGRVGDDHILAEIGEILTGSKTGRRTDDEITIYKSLGIPAEDLVCAHYLYTAAAERGLGASVAFS, encoded by the coding sequence ATGACATTACGCATCATCGACCAGCCCATCGTCCGCGAATTGCTGACCATGCCCGTTTGCATCGGCCTCATGGAACAGGCCATGCAGGCGACCGCCAAGGGCGAGACACTGCAGCCGCCGCGCTGGATCATCGGCCTGCCCGGCGATCAGGGCCGCGGCTTCGGCCTGATGCCCGGCGCCATGAATGCGCCGGCAAGCTTCGGCGCCAAGCTCACCGCCGTCTATCCTGAAAATGGTGCCAAGGGCCTGCAGTCACATCGCGGCATCATCGCCCTCTTCGAGGCCGAAGGCGGCGCGCCGGTGGCGATCGTTCATGGCGGCGAGGTGACGGCGATCCGCACGGCTGCCGCGAGCGCGTTGGCGACCCGGCTTCTTGCGCGGCCGGATGCCGGTGATCTGGCGATCCTCGGCTATGGCGAGCAGGCGCTGCAGCATCTGCGCGCCATGGCCGCCGTCCGCAAGCTCCGGCGCGTCCGCGTCTGGGGCCGCTCGGCCGAGCGTGCTGCGCATTTCGCCCGGGAAGGCCGGGAAGCCGTCGATTGCGAGATCGAGATTGCCCCGACCGTCGAAGCGGCCGTCGCAGGCGCGAGCCTGATCTGCACGGTAACAGGGGCGGCCGAACCGATCCTGGCAGGACGGATGATCAGCCCTGGAGCGCATGTCAACGTCGTCGGCTCGAGCGTTGCCGCAGCCCGCGAGATCGATGTCGATGCCGTCGAGAAGGCCCGGTTCTTCGTCGACTACAAGCCTTCGACCCTGCTGCAGGGCGGCGAGTTTCTCGCTGCCAAGCGCGAAGGGCGCGTCGGCGACGATCATATTCTTGCCGAGATCGGCGAGATCCTCACCGGCAGCAAGACCGGACGCCGGACGGACGATGAGATCACCATCTACAAATCGCTCGGCATCCCGGCCGAGGATCTCGTCTGCGCGCATTACCTTTATACAGCCGCTGCCGAGCGCGGGCTTGGCGCCAGCGTCGCTTTTTCATAA
- a CDS encoding PAS domain-containing protein yields the protein MKEVLKPYVPVCQAIATLLQPHAEVVLHDLATGNIAFIANAFSKRRPGDSSMTDVEVAISIDSSVIGPYRKTNWDRRQLRSVTAVLRDHANRPVGLLCINLDISVFEGAVEFIRNLIQFSPPSEPPEALFKSDWKEVVSATIDAYLRERHLTEAGLSKDDLSELVSILDNQGLFSIRNATPYIAEVLRMSRATLYKHLKDLRDKKSGRNSPGAKALQEEI from the coding sequence ATGAAGGAAGTTCTGAAGCCATACGTTCCCGTTTGCCAGGCGATTGCGACGCTGCTGCAGCCGCATGCCGAAGTCGTGCTGCACGACCTTGCGACCGGCAACATCGCCTTTATCGCCAACGCCTTTTCCAAGCGCCGGCCGGGGGACTCCTCGATGACCGATGTGGAAGTGGCGATCTCGATCGACTCCTCCGTCATCGGCCCCTATCGCAAGACCAATTGGGACCGCCGCCAGCTGCGCTCGGTCACCGCGGTGCTGCGCGACCACGCCAACCGGCCGGTCGGGCTGCTCTGCATCAACCTCGATATTTCGGTGTTCGAGGGCGCGGTCGAGTTCATCCGCAACCTCATCCAGTTCTCGCCGCCTTCCGAACCGCCGGAAGCGCTGTTCAAGAGCGACTGGAAAGAGGTCGTCAGCGCCACGATCGACGCCTATCTGCGCGAGCGGCACCTGACGGAAGCCGGCCTCAGCAAGGACGATCTCAGCGAGCTCGTCTCCATTCTCGACAATCAGGGACTGTTCTCGATCCGCAACGCCACCCCGTACATCGCCGAGGTGCTGAGGATGTCGAGAGCGACGCTCTACAAGCATCTCAAGGATCTGAGAGACAAGAAGAGCGGCAGGAATTCTCCGGGAGCCAAGGCGCTCCAGGAGGAAATTTGA
- a CDS encoding TetR/AcrR family transcriptional regulator has translation MMSATTAMPAKKLEILKFAFERFYDGGFHATGIDSVMAESGISKRTLYKYFPSKEDLIEAVLDYYGEGIADAYFAPALAADSDPRAQILACFDSRRVMLEADRRGCLGVRASQEYAGKHEGIAARGERLGYYVEQRFIEMCARFGAADPSALGKQIAVLFQGALVMAQVCRNSDPFASATLAVGTLLDNAARAGRG, from the coding sequence ATGATGTCCGCGACGACCGCGATGCCGGCGAAGAAGCTTGAAATCCTGAAGTTCGCCTTCGAGCGCTTCTATGACGGCGGCTTCCATGCCACCGGCATCGACAGCGTCATGGCTGAAAGCGGCATCTCGAAGCGCACGCTCTACAAGTATTTTCCGTCAAAGGAGGATCTGATCGAGGCGGTGCTCGACTATTACGGCGAGGGCATCGCCGACGCCTATTTCGCACCGGCGCTAGCCGCCGACAGCGATCCGCGCGCCCAGATCCTTGCCTGTTTCGACAGCCGCCGCGTAATGCTGGAGGCCGACCGGCGCGGTTGCCTCGGCGTGCGCGCCTCGCAGGAATATGCCGGCAAGCATGAGGGCATCGCCGCCCGCGGCGAACGGCTCGGCTACTATGTCGAGCAGCGCTTCATCGAAATGTGCGCCCGCTTCGGCGCCGCTGATCCGAGCGCGCTCGGAAAGCAGATCGCCGTCCTGTTTCAGGGTGCGCTGGTGATGGCGCAGGTCTGCCGCAACTCCGATCCCTTTGCCTCTGCCACGCTGGCCGTCGGCACCCTGCTCGACAATGCGGCGCGGGCCGGGCGCGGCTAA
- a CDS encoding threonine/serine dehydratase has translation MSISETIEAAERRIRPYARETLLEASPTFSDKIGQEVLLKLENLQHTGSFKLRGALNKILAMGDEAAKTKVVTASSGNHGAAVAYALRVIGGNGLVFVPEGASPSKVANIRKLGAEVAFYGDDSIDTEIHARAYAKEHGCLYVPPYNDYEVMRGQGTIGVELMRQSAGQPIDNLFVSVGGGGLIGGIAAYMKAVSPKTRIIGCSPANSCVMARSVEAGSVLDLPSEDTLSDGTAGGLESDTITFPFCRDLVDHWVDVSEDEIAEAMRTFIDGHHMLLEGAGGVALAGLCKVAPEWTRGRSVAVICGANVSRDVLRSVI, from the coding sequence GTGAGCATTTCTGAGACCATCGAAGCGGCAGAACGCCGCATCCGCCCTTACGCACGCGAAACGCTGCTGGAGGCATCGCCGACTTTCTCGGACAAGATCGGCCAGGAAGTTCTGCTGAAACTCGAAAACCTGCAGCACACCGGATCCTTCAAGCTGCGCGGCGCGCTGAACAAAATCCTCGCCATGGGCGACGAGGCGGCAAAGACCAAGGTGGTCACCGCTTCCTCCGGCAATCACGGTGCGGCCGTCGCTTACGCGCTGCGCGTCATCGGCGGCAATGGCCTGGTCTTCGTTCCCGAGGGCGCCTCGCCGTCGAAGGTTGCCAACATCCGCAAGCTCGGCGCCGAAGTCGCCTTCTACGGCGATGACAGTATCGACACGGAAATCCATGCCCGCGCCTATGCCAAGGAGCATGGCTGCCTCTACGTTCCGCCGTACAACGACTATGAGGTCATGCGCGGCCAGGGCACGATCGGCGTCGAGCTGATGCGCCAGAGCGCCGGTCAGCCGATCGACAATCTTTTCGTCTCCGTCGGCGGCGGTGGCCTGATCGGCGGCATTGCCGCCTATATGAAGGCAGTCTCGCCGAAGACCCGCATCATCGGCTGCTCGCCCGCGAATTCCTGCGTCATGGCGCGCTCGGTCGAGGCCGGTTCCGTTCTCGACCTGCCGTCTGAGGATACGCTTTCGGACGGCACGGCCGGCGGCCTGGAATCCGATACGATCACCTTCCCCTTCTGCCGTGATCTGGTGGATCACTGGGTCGACGTTTCCGAAGACGAGATCGCCGAGGCGATGCGCACCTTCATCGACGGCCACCACATGCTGCTCGAAGGCGCCGGCGGCGTGGCGCTGGCCGGTCTCTGCAAGGTCGCTCCCGAGTGGACCCGTGGCCGTTCTGTCGCCGTCATCTGCGGCGCCAATGTCAGCCGCGATGTCCTGAGGAGCGTCATTTGA
- a CDS encoding ornithine cyclodeaminase family protein encodes MTSSARLFSLEEIRSRLTAINPVVCVEEAFRAFSAGNAIVPAPGELIFDNPPGDVHIKYGYIGGGEFYVVKIASGFYENPRHGLPSSNGLMLAFERQTGALAAILDDRGHLTDIRTAAAGAVAAKYLAPAEVDTIGVIGTGMQAELQVKFLQTVRPCKNVLVWGRRKEGAEAYAEKMRQDGYSVTVAGSVEEVAERCRIIVTTTPSIVPHLHGAMIRKGTHITAMGADTPEKRELHADVFSAADMVVVDSRVQGSLRGDLKGALDAGTVDIGRVSELGQIIAGDAKARSGADQVTIASLTGLAVQDVAIASAVIAGDA; translated from the coding sequence TTGACCTCCTCCGCCCGTCTTTTCTCGCTCGAGGAAATCCGCAGCCGCCTGACGGCGATCAATCCGGTCGTCTGTGTCGAGGAAGCGTTCCGCGCCTTCTCGGCAGGCAATGCGATTGTTCCGGCTCCGGGCGAGCTGATCTTCGATAATCCGCCCGGCGATGTGCACATCAAGTATGGCTATATCGGCGGCGGCGAATTCTATGTCGTCAAGATCGCCTCGGGTTTCTACGAAAACCCGCGCCATGGCCTGCCGAGCAGCAACGGCTTGATGCTCGCCTTCGAGCGCCAGACCGGGGCGCTTGCCGCCATTCTCGACGATCGCGGTCACCTGACGGATATCCGCACGGCAGCCGCCGGTGCGGTCGCGGCTAAATATCTGGCGCCCGCTGAGGTCGACACGATCGGCGTCATCGGCACCGGGATGCAGGCCGAACTGCAGGTGAAATTCCTGCAGACGGTCCGCCCCTGCAAGAACGTGCTCGTCTGGGGCCGACGCAAGGAAGGCGCCGAAGCCTATGCCGAAAAAATGCGGCAGGACGGCTATTCGGTGACCGTTGCCGGAAGTGTCGAGGAGGTAGCCGAGCGCTGCCGGATCATCGTCACGACGACACCGAGCATCGTCCCGCATTTGCACGGCGCGATGATCCGCAAGGGCACGCATATCACTGCAATGGGCGCCGATACGCCGGAAAAGCGCGAGCTGCATGCCGATGTGTTTTCGGCGGCCGACATGGTCGTCGTCGACAGCCGCGTCCAGGGATCGCTTCGCGGCGATCTGAAGGGCGCGCTCGATGCCGGTACGGTGGATATCGGCCGCGTCAGCGAACTCGGCCAGATCATTGCCGGCGATGCCAAGGCGCGCTCCGGCGCCGACCAGGTGACGATTGCCTCGCTCACCGGTCTTGCCGTGCAGGACGTGGCGATCGCCTCGGCAGTGATTGCGGGAGACGCGTGA
- a CDS encoding DUF2817 domain-containing protein, protein MDDRSFLGDFSADFASARHKFREACAGAARLDAFPHPGKGPDGEELATDVAYFGRADAPYLVVSVSGTHGVEGWAGSACQIGWIRAGMALPDDVAMLHIHAINPWGMAWDRRQQEDNVDLNRHYVDFANPPANPDYAELYEHVMCPEDDAISRSAADAALAAYREKHGRLTAGMTLQGGQYSFPDAPSYGGAAPVWSRKTIDEIFARYCGKAKRIAVIDIHTGYGPYGYGIPLWHMPGGPQLDKANILFGPTIEAPLAGDRAHEEFIQHGHFYGYCESQLPHADVIAMCLEFGGEWLADGQRARLERNDALLWRDADRLSGEARAARRRWRDIHCPDRDDWREMIWFRGRQVFREVAERIRLNDETPMPK, encoded by the coding sequence ATGGACGACCGCAGTTTCCTGGGTGACTTCTCGGCCGACTTTGCTTCGGCCCGCCACAAGTTCCGCGAGGCCTGCGCCGGTGCCGCAAGGCTCGACGCCTTCCCGCATCCGGGGAAGGGGCCGGATGGCGAGGAGCTCGCCACTGACGTCGCCTATTTTGGCCGCGCCGACGCGCCCTATCTCGTCGTCTCGGTCTCCGGCACGCATGGTGTCGAGGGCTGGGCCGGATCGGCCTGCCAGATCGGCTGGATTCGTGCTGGCATGGCGCTGCCCGACGATGTCGCGATGCTGCATATCCATGCCATCAATCCCTGGGGCATGGCCTGGGACCGCCGCCAGCAGGAAGACAATGTCGATCTCAACCGGCACTATGTCGACTTCGCCAACCCGCCTGCCAATCCCGACTATGCGGAACTCTACGAGCACGTCATGTGCCCCGAAGACGATGCCATCAGCCGCAGTGCCGCCGATGCGGCGCTTGCCGCCTATCGCGAGAAGCATGGCCGCCTGACCGCCGGCATGACGCTGCAAGGCGGCCAGTATTCCTTCCCGGATGCACCCTCCTATGGCGGTGCTGCGCCGGTCTGGAGCCGCAAGACGATCGACGAAATCTTCGCCCGCTATTGCGGCAAGGCGAAGCGCATCGCCGTCATCGATATCCACACTGGCTACGGCCCCTATGGCTACGGCATTCCGCTCTGGCACATGCCGGGCGGGCCGCAGCTCGACAAGGCGAACATCCTGTTCGGCCCGACCATCGAGGCGCCGCTTGCCGGCGATCGTGCCCATGAGGAATTCATCCAGCACGGCCATTTCTACGGCTATTGCGAAAGCCAGCTGCCGCATGCCGACGTGATCGCCATGTGCCTGGAATTCGGTGGCGAATGGCTGGCCGATGGCCAGCGCGCCCGGTTGGAGCGCAATGATGCGCTGCTTTGGCGCGATGCGGATCGCCTGTCCGGCGAAGCGCGCGCCGCCCGCCGACGCTGGCGCGATATCCACTGCCCCGACCGCGACGACTGGCGCGAAATGATCTGGTTCCGCGGGCGCCAAGTCTTCCGCGAGGTGGCTGAGCGCATCCGCCTCAATGACGAAACACCAATGCCGAAATGA